One Thermoflexus sp. genomic region harbors:
- a CDS encoding ribonuclease H-like domain-containing protein — translation MPLFPPLEAWRRAPREAVATLAGHPDWLDIPPEGVLFLDTETTGLVGGAGTMVFLIGFARIEREALVFRQLFLADPAGEPMFWRTFLAMTREVQGLVTFNGRGFDLPLIEMRLAVQRLRWHGLDVPHWDLLSTARRLWRRRLPSRALAALEEAVLGLERSPDDVPGYEIPTRYWSYLQTRDLDLLEGVFLHNRQDVLSMVILAARLAHLFETPELDPAVQGWDWVQLGRWYQESGRWEAAERAFRRALEEGGEDRELRRAAWHALGTLLRRMGRLEEAARIWQEWAIEIPDEVLPAVRLARYYERVRRDPIQARRWTQIALERIDLQANPERWWSLRESLMRRMGRLGNALWAEQG, via the coding sequence ATGCCGCTGTTCCCGCCGCTGGAGGCCTGGCGGAGGGCCCCGCGGGAAGCGGTGGCGACCCTGGCGGGCCATCCGGACTGGCTGGACATCCCGCCGGAAGGGGTGCTCTTCCTGGATACGGAGACCACCGGGCTGGTAGGAGGGGCCGGGACGATGGTCTTCCTCATCGGTTTCGCCCGGATCGAGAGGGAGGCGCTGGTGTTCCGTCAGCTTTTCCTGGCGGATCCGGCAGGGGAGCCGATGTTCTGGCGGACTTTCCTCGCGATGACCCGGGAGGTGCAGGGACTGGTGACGTTCAACGGGCGGGGCTTTGATCTTCCCCTGATCGAGATGCGCCTGGCGGTGCAACGGCTTCGCTGGCATGGCCTGGACGTCCCGCACTGGGATCTTTTATCCACTGCCCGTCGTCTCTGGCGGCGTCGTCTTCCCTCCCGGGCGCTGGCCGCCCTGGAGGAGGCGGTGCTGGGGCTGGAGCGTTCCCCGGACGATGTGCCCGGCTACGAGATCCCCACCCGTTACTGGTCTTATCTGCAAACCCGGGATCTGGATCTGCTGGAGGGGGTGTTCCTTCACAACCGCCAGGATGTGCTTTCCATGGTGATCCTGGCGGCCCGGCTGGCCCATCTGTTTGAAACACCCGAGCTCGATCCCGCGGTCCAGGGCTGGGACTGGGTGCAGCTGGGCCGGTGGTATCAGGAGAGCGGCCGCTGGGAGGCTGCCGAACGAGCCTTTCGCCGGGCGCTGGAAGAGGGAGGAGAAGATCGGGAGCTCCGTCGGGCGGCGTGGCATGCGCTGGGGACACTGTTGCGTCGGATGGGGCGCCTGGAGGAGGCAGCCCGGATCTGGCAGGAGTGGGCGATAGAGATCCCGGACGAGGTGCTTCCGGCGGTCCGGCTGGCCCGCTACTATGAGCGCGTTCGACGGGATCCGATACAGGCCCGGCGCTGGACTCAGATCGCCCTGGAGCGGATCGATCTTCAAGCGAATCCGGAGCGCTGGTGGAGTCTCAGGGAGAGTCTGATGCGCCGTATGGGCCGTTTGGGCAATGCACTCTGGGCTGAACAAGGCTGA
- the serS gene encoding serine--tRNA ligase, with protein MLDVERIRRNPEEIRIGLQHRGESPDLVDRFLELDEAYRAALQEVERLRAVRNQVSREIGKMPPGPEREARIAEMRELGERLAAEEARLRDLEARREELLLQFPNIPHPSVPIGPDESANRVVRVEGAIPEFDFPPLPHWELGPRLGLIDFERGVKLSGSRFYVLWGLGARLERALIQWLLDLHTQIHGYTEVYVPFVVKREALVGAGQLPKFEDNLYHDVEDDIWLVPTAEVPLTNLHRDEILEADQLPLYYVAYTPCFRRERMSAGRDVRGIKRGHQFDKVELYKFTTPETSYLELEKMVEDVVDTCRRLGLPTRVVEICTGDLGFAAAKTYDVEVYAAGCGEWLEVSSVSNTEDFQARRANLRYRPRPGARPRYVHTLNGSGLGLPRTVIAILENYQQRDGSIVVPEVLRPYMGVEVLRGPR; from the coding sequence ATGCTGGACGTGGAACGCATCCGGCGCAATCCGGAGGAGATCCGGATAGGGCTTCAGCATCGCGGGGAATCCCCGGATCTGGTGGATCGCTTTCTGGAGCTGGATGAAGCGTATCGGGCGGCGTTGCAGGAAGTGGAGCGCTTGCGGGCGGTGCGCAATCAGGTCTCCCGGGAGATCGGGAAAATGCCGCCGGGCCCGGAGCGGGAGGCCCGCATCGCCGAGATGCGGGAACTGGGTGAACGCCTGGCCGCTGAGGAGGCGCGGCTTCGGGATCTGGAAGCGCGGCGGGAGGAGCTTTTGCTACAATTCCCGAACATCCCGCATCCCAGCGTCCCCATTGGTCCCGATGAATCCGCCAACCGGGTGGTGCGGGTGGAGGGAGCGATCCCGGAGTTTGACTTCCCGCCGCTCCCCCACTGGGAGCTGGGACCTCGCCTAGGGCTGATCGACTTCGAGCGGGGGGTCAAGCTCTCCGGGAGCCGCTTTTATGTGCTCTGGGGATTGGGCGCGCGCCTGGAGCGGGCCCTGATCCAGTGGCTGCTGGACCTTCACACGCAGATCCATGGTTACACGGAAGTCTATGTGCCCTTCGTGGTCAAGCGGGAGGCGCTGGTGGGTGCCGGGCAGCTTCCCAAATTCGAGGACAACCTCTATCACGATGTGGAGGATGATATCTGGCTGGTCCCCACCGCTGAGGTGCCCCTCACCAACCTGCATCGGGATGAGATCTTGGAGGCGGATCAGCTGCCCCTGTATTACGTGGCCTACACGCCATGCTTCCGCCGGGAGCGGATGTCCGCCGGTCGGGATGTGCGGGGGATCAAGCGCGGGCATCAGTTCGATAAGGTGGAGCTATACAAGTTCACCACGCCGGAGACCTCCTATCTGGAGCTGGAGAAGATGGTGGAGGACGTGGTGGACACCTGCCGGCGTCTGGGGCTGCCAACCCGCGTGGTGGAGATCTGCACGGGGGACCTGGGTTTTGCGGCGGCGAAGACCTACGATGTGGAAGTTTATGCGGCCGGCTGTGGCGAATGGCTGGAGGTCAGCTCGGTGAGCAATACCGAGGACTTCCAGGCCCGACGGGCGAACCTGCGCTACCGGCCACGCCCGGGCGCGCGCCCGCGATACGTGCACACCCTCAATGGATCCGGCCTGGGCCTTCCCCGCACCGTGATCGCCATCCTGGAAAACTATCAGCAGCGGGATGGCAGCATTGTGGTCCCTGAGGTCCTGCGCCCTTACATGGGTGTGGAGGTCCTGCGGGGTCCCCGATGA
- a CDS encoding MraY family glycosyltransferase, producing the protein MPFPLAALLVFLIAVLLSGGSTPVAARLGYRLEMLDRPGGRRRHRGEIPRTGGLALWLAFVLAVLFAQILPIPRFDPKEVIRLTGLLLGGTLSLILGLIDDRWELPPGPQFLGQALIALLSLPFLIFIEYVNNPLTGRPLYFPPLMVVLLTVFWLVGMMNTVNWLDGIDGLASGVVAIVALILFLHAGYRLDPPQHSVALLPAALAGACVGFLPWNWSPARLFLGSSGTLFLGYTLGVLAIIGGAKVATVVMAMALPIADVAWLIAYRWRRGRRPTQGGRDHLHFRLLDAGWSPHRIRMAYYGFAAAAGGIALLIPSALYKALALVLLAGVLLWVLRQAPPEASD; encoded by the coding sequence ATGCCCTTCCCTCTCGCAGCCTTGCTGGTGTTCCTGATCGCCGTTCTGCTTTCAGGGGGATCGACCCCTGTGGCGGCGCGTCTGGGCTATCGTCTGGAGATGCTGGATCGACCGGGAGGGCGTCGGCGGCATCGCGGGGAGATCCCGCGCACCGGCGGCCTGGCGCTCTGGCTGGCGTTCGTTCTGGCGGTCCTCTTCGCGCAGATCCTCCCGATCCCTCGCTTCGATCCGAAAGAGGTCATCCGCCTGACGGGCCTCTTGCTGGGCGGAACGCTCAGCCTGATCCTGGGGCTGATCGATGATCGGTGGGAGCTCCCTCCGGGGCCGCAGTTCCTCGGCCAGGCCCTCATCGCCCTTCTATCGCTGCCCTTTCTCATCTTCATCGAATATGTCAACAACCCGCTGACCGGTCGCCCGCTTTATTTCCCCCCGCTGATGGTTGTCCTGCTGACTGTTTTCTGGCTGGTGGGGATGATGAACACGGTGAACTGGCTGGATGGGATCGACGGCCTGGCCAGCGGGGTGGTGGCCATTGTGGCGCTGATCCTGTTCCTGCACGCCGGGTATCGCCTGGATCCGCCTCAGCATAGCGTGGCCTTGCTGCCGGCGGCCCTGGCAGGAGCCTGTGTGGGGTTTCTTCCCTGGAACTGGTCGCCCGCCCGTTTGTTTCTGGGGTCTTCCGGCACGCTCTTCCTCGGCTACACCCTGGGGGTCCTGGCGATCATCGGCGGTGCGAAGGTGGCCACGGTTGTGATGGCCATGGCGTTGCCCATCGCGGATGTGGCGTGGCTGATCGCCTATCGCTGGCGCCGGGGGCGACGTCCCACCCAAGGGGGGCGGGATCATCTGCACTTCCGCCTGCTGGATGCGGGGTGGTCTCCGCATCGAATCCGGATGGCTTATTACGGCTTTGCCGCGGCCGCCGGGGGGATCGCCCTGCTGATCCCGTCCGCCCTTTACAAAGCCCTGGCTCTGGTTCTGCTGGCCGGGGTGCTCCTGTGGGTGTTGCGCCAGGCGCCCCCTGAGGCTTCGGATTAA
- a CDS encoding TlyA family RNA methyltransferase: MARVRLDLLLVERGLAESRERAQRLIRAGRVRIGDRVVDKPGALVPADAPITVTAPLPYVSRGGIKLAAALARFPVPVQGAICADVGASTGGFTDCLLQHGAARVYAIDVGYGLLDLRLRQDPRVIVMERTNARYLPSLPEPIHLVTIDVSFISVRLILPNAHRWLVPEGHAIVLVKPQFEAGRAEVRRGVVRDRAVHERVLRTLIEGAMGQGWWPRGLIPSPLLGPAGNIEFLLWLQKGEGPADPEAMIREAFAELEAHPPSRE, encoded by the coding sequence ATGGCTCGCGTTCGTCTGGATCTTCTCCTGGTAGAGCGGGGATTGGCGGAGAGCCGGGAGCGCGCCCAGCGGTTGATCCGCGCGGGTCGGGTGCGAATCGGGGACCGGGTTGTGGATAAGCCGGGGGCCCTGGTTCCGGCGGATGCGCCGATCACTGTAACCGCGCCGCTCCCCTATGTGAGCCGGGGCGGCATCAAACTGGCCGCGGCCCTCGCGCGCTTCCCGGTCCCGGTCCAGGGAGCGATCTGCGCAGACGTCGGCGCTTCCACAGGAGGATTCACGGATTGCCTGCTTCAGCATGGCGCGGCCCGGGTTTACGCGATCGATGTGGGCTATGGCCTCCTGGACCTGCGATTGCGTCAGGATCCCCGGGTGATCGTCATGGAGCGGACCAACGCCCGCTACCTCCCATCGCTCCCGGAGCCGATCCATCTGGTGACAATCGATGTCTCTTTCATCTCCGTTCGCCTGATCCTCCCCAACGCCCATCGCTGGCTGGTCCCGGAAGGTCACGCGATTGTCCTGGTGAAGCCCCAGTTCGAGGCCGGTCGCGCCGAGGTTCGGCGGGGCGTTGTGCGCGATCGCGCCGTTCATGAACGGGTGTTGCGGACATTGATCGAAGGGGCCATGGGCCAGGGCTGGTGGCCGCGCGGGCTGATCCCCTCGCCGCTGCTCGGGCCGGCCGGCAACATCGAGTTCCTGCTATGGCTTCAAAAAGGGGAAGGGCCGGCAGATCCAGAAGCGATGATCCGCGAGGCCTTCGCCGAGCTCGAAGCCCATCCTCCCTCACGGGAATAG
- a CDS encoding transglycosylase SLT domain-containing protein encodes MSSRKSITPLWRWVVMGAVLLSLGVLFSRMPRPFPFPSQIPTGTPTATASPSPTPSPTPTPTPVPSPSEWLTRARAAMRAGAFEEAATAYAAALQGPLSMEQAGEAWVGIGRALLAAEQPAEAAQRLSQAPLEIMSPEWARQVWALLGDARRQAGDPIGAAEAYARALASGSPLTVELRMRRALALREAGRWEAAATELRAALPSARDRSQEAAIREQLAETLEALQAYPAALEQYQAILSFAQNPAYRAYIEWRAAQALLNAGQTAEAYARLQRLIREAPDTIGAYNALVRLVEAGIPVPDDLRGRIDYFAGQCLPAVQAFERWIAAHPDHGDSHYYAALCYRDLGNANAAHAHLDALLRDHPEASHWAEGWLEKGRLWIQEGNADAAVALWGRFLARFPDHPFIPRLLWEAGRLLERNGMEASAAAFYRQLTERFPTDARAPEAWHRRGVLAYARGDLTTAAAAWETLRSRYPDSPWALTAQFWLGKVAMARGDRERAASEWREVAARAAGRFLGERARMLLNGQESLEGNPSPAFPDPESGREEAEAWLAARLGITDTAVLRSSRFLSDPAWLAGEEAWRMGWVEEARKLWTDVRQRLEGDPLALYQLSLAFRARGADALSLQAAARMLARLGVSPREAPPFLARLAYPTPYLEQVLAEAQRYNLDPLLLYALMRQESLFDPYAVSSAQARGLMQIIPPTAQAIAGALDQPYRETWLYRPRVNIAFGVYYLARQRDRFGGNLWVALAAYNGGPGNAARWWEAARGDVDLFYERITLEETRRYLERILEHLSVYRLLYAPR; translated from the coding sequence ATGAGTTCGCGAAAATCCATCACGCCTTTATGGCGATGGGTCGTTATGGGGGCCGTGCTGCTGAGCCTGGGGGTGCTCTTCAGCCGGATGCCGCGGCCGTTCCCCTTCCCTTCCCAGATTCCAACAGGGACGCCGACCGCCACCGCATCCCCCTCTCCAACCCCCTCCCCGACACCGACGCCCACCCCTGTCCCCTCCCCCAGCGAGTGGCTGACGCGGGCTCGAGCGGCGATGCGAGCCGGAGCATTTGAGGAGGCCGCGACGGCCTACGCCGCGGCGCTTCAGGGCCCGCTGTCCATGGAGCAGGCCGGGGAAGCATGGGTGGGCATCGGGCGGGCGTTGCTGGCCGCTGAGCAGCCAGCGGAAGCGGCGCAGCGGCTGAGCCAGGCACCTCTGGAGATCATGTCGCCCGAATGGGCGCGCCAGGTCTGGGCGCTCCTTGGAGACGCGCGGCGACAGGCCGGGGATCCGATCGGGGCGGCGGAGGCGTATGCCCGGGCGCTGGCTTCCGGCTCTCCGCTGACCGTGGAGCTGCGGATGCGACGGGCGCTGGCCCTTCGAGAGGCCGGTCGGTGGGAAGCGGCCGCAACGGAGCTCCGGGCCGCCCTACCCTCCGCCCGGGACCGAAGCCAGGAAGCGGCGATCCGGGAACAGCTGGCGGAAACCCTGGAAGCCCTTCAGGCCTATCCGGCGGCGCTGGAGCAGTATCAGGCGATCCTTTCCTTCGCCCAGAATCCTGCCTACCGGGCTTACATAGAATGGCGGGCTGCTCAGGCCCTTTTAAACGCCGGACAAACCGCCGAAGCCTATGCGCGGCTCCAGCGCCTGATCCGCGAGGCCCCGGATACCATCGGGGCCTACAATGCGCTGGTCCGCCTGGTGGAAGCCGGGATTCCCGTTCCCGATGACCTGCGCGGACGGATCGATTACTTCGCTGGACAATGCCTTCCGGCCGTTCAGGCCTTTGAGCGCTGGATCGCCGCCCATCCAGACCATGGCGATAGCCATTATTACGCGGCGCTGTGCTACCGGGATCTGGGGAACGCGAATGCGGCCCATGCCCATCTGGACGCGCTGCTCCGGGATCACCCTGAGGCTTCTCACTGGGCGGAGGGATGGCTGGAGAAAGGGCGGCTATGGATTCAGGAGGGCAACGCAGACGCTGCGGTCGCGCTCTGGGGTCGTTTCCTCGCCCGCTTCCCGGATCACCCCTTTATCCCCCGCCTGCTCTGGGAGGCGGGGCGCCTCCTGGAGCGGAACGGCATGGAGGCATCCGCGGCGGCCTTTTATCGTCAGCTAACGGAACGATTTCCCACCGATGCGCGCGCGCCGGAGGCGTGGCATCGACGGGGTGTGCTGGCCTACGCCCGCGGGGATCTGACCACTGCCGCTGCGGCCTGGGAGACCCTGCGGAGTCGATATCCCGACTCGCCCTGGGCGCTGACGGCGCAATTCTGGTTGGGGAAAGTGGCGATGGCCCGCGGGGATCGCGAGCGCGCCGCTTCGGAATGGCGGGAAGTCGCCGCCCGGGCCGCCGGGCGCTTTCTCGGGGAGCGAGCCCGGATGCTTCTGAACGGCCAGGAGTCCCTGGAGGGAAATCCCTCCCCGGCCTTTCCAGATCCTGAATCCGGACGGGAGGAAGCGGAGGCATGGCTGGCGGCCCGGCTGGGGATTACGGACACCGCCGTGTTGCGGAGCTCTCGCTTCCTGTCGGATCCGGCCTGGCTGGCCGGGGAAGAGGCGTGGCGGATGGGATGGGTGGAAGAGGCCCGCAAGCTCTGGACCGACGTGCGCCAGCGTCTGGAGGGGGATCCACTGGCTCTCTATCAGCTATCGCTGGCCTTTCGAGCGCGCGGGGCCGATGCGCTATCTCTGCAGGCTGCGGCGCGCATGCTGGCCCGCCTGGGCGTTTCCCCTCGGGAGGCCCCGCCGTTCCTCGCCCGTCTGGCCTATCCGACGCCCTATCTCGAGCAGGTGCTGGCGGAAGCGCAGCGCTACAACCTGGACCCGCTGCTCCTTTACGCCCTGATGCGTCAGGAGAGCCTGTTTGACCCTTATGCGGTATCCTCCGCGCAGGCCCGGGGGCTGATGCAGATCATCCCGCCGACGGCCCAGGCCATCGCCGGGGCGCTGGATCAGCCGTATCGGGAGACATGGCTGTATCGGCCTCGGGTGAATATCGCCTTTGGGGTTTATTATCTGGCCCGACAGCGGGATCGCTTCGGGGGAAACCTGTGGGTCGCCCTGGCCGCGTATAACGGGGGACCGGGGAACGCGGCGCGCTGGTGGGAAGCGGCCCGGGGGGACGTAGATCTCTTCTATGAACGGATCACCCTCGAGGAAACCCGGCGCTACCTGGAACGCATCCTCGAACACCTCTCGGTGTATCGGCTGCTTTACGCCCCCCGATAG
- a CDS encoding CBS domain-containing protein, whose product MEEGLTLILTHENADFDAVAAQLAAAKLYPRAIPVLPRRVNRNVRAFLNLYGDQLPFMLPDELIRRPVDQVILVDAQTMATVRGTGPQTRVQIIDHHPLTRDLPPGWTYHGEPVGATTTVLVEGLAERGIGLTWVEATLMLLGIYEDTGSLTYPSTTPRDLRAAAWLIERGADLAVLGEFLHHPMTEAQRRLYDRLVESSETREIEGHTVVIAAARADGFMEEVSTVAHRLRDLFEPSALFVLVEFDGHIQMVCRTTTDDIDASGVAAHFGGGGHARAAAAVIRDRSLEEVREELLRILPRHIRPAVTVAEIMSRGVRVLPPDLPISEAAKEMQRTGHEGFPVVQGGRVIGLLTRRAVDRALQHGLGGQPVERVMEKGEIFVLPSDPVEKVQRLMIETGWGQIPVVEDGEVVGIVTRTDLIKLWGERLRVRPRLSVASAMEAAFPPSWLALVREIGATAQSMGFIAYFVGGLVRDLILNHPIVDVDIVVEGDAIALADAMRARYGGRVVAHRRFGTAKWLLEGVTIATPAGPVEGLKAIDFVTARREFYAHPTALPQVEPSSIKQDLHRRDFTINTLAVCLNPDRFGELLDFYGGLQDLQRGLIRVLHSLSFVEDPTRILRAARLEARLGFRVEPRTEELIHHAVDLLARVSGERIRHEMELILAEAEPERILARLEEWRALAFVMPGLQADAWLRERFQVMRTALERGEWRVIEETPERWRILAGWGVMSYRLSAVQLEQAIRRLRFPARDANVLRGIQEIKGKLDRLAEPLKPSTIAEHLDIYPVIALFVVWVAAPMGRARENLYQYAHHWRGVRPILRGDDLRRLGIPPGPAIGQMLRALRAARLDGEVQTREDEIAFVKARLSLLSGLASHSGR is encoded by the coding sequence ATGGAGGAGGGCCTGACCCTCATCCTGACCCATGAGAACGCGGATTTCGACGCCGTCGCCGCGCAGCTGGCGGCGGCCAAGCTCTACCCGCGGGCGATCCCAGTGCTCCCCCGTCGGGTGAACCGGAATGTGCGCGCCTTCCTCAACCTATATGGGGATCAGCTGCCGTTTATGCTCCCGGACGAGCTGATCCGGCGCCCCGTGGATCAGGTCATCCTGGTGGATGCGCAGACGATGGCGACCGTGCGGGGAACGGGGCCTCAGACGCGGGTGCAGATCATCGATCACCATCCGCTGACCCGGGATCTGCCTCCAGGCTGGACTTACCATGGCGAGCCGGTCGGGGCCACCACCACGGTCCTGGTGGAGGGGCTGGCCGAGCGGGGGATCGGCCTGACGTGGGTGGAGGCTACGTTGATGTTGCTGGGGATTTACGAGGATACAGGCTCTCTGACCTATCCATCGACCACCCCTCGCGACCTGCGGGCGGCCGCCTGGCTGATCGAGCGCGGGGCAGATCTGGCGGTTCTGGGCGAGTTCCTCCATCACCCGATGACGGAGGCCCAGCGTCGCCTGTATGATCGCCTGGTGGAGTCGTCGGAGACCCGGGAGATCGAAGGACACACTGTGGTGATCGCCGCAGCCCGGGCGGATGGTTTTATGGAGGAGGTCTCCACCGTCGCCCATCGGCTCCGGGATCTTTTCGAACCCTCCGCCCTCTTCGTGCTGGTGGAGTTCGACGGGCACATCCAGATGGTCTGCCGCACCACCACGGATGACATCGATGCCAGCGGCGTGGCCGCTCACTTCGGCGGCGGCGGCCACGCGCGAGCAGCGGCCGCGGTGATCCGGGATCGCTCCCTCGAGGAGGTCCGGGAGGAGCTGCTGCGGATCCTGCCCCGCCACATCCGACCTGCCGTGACGGTGGCGGAGATCATGTCCCGTGGCGTTCGTGTTCTTCCCCCGGATCTCCCCATCAGCGAGGCGGCGAAGGAGATGCAGCGGACCGGCCATGAAGGCTTCCCGGTGGTTCAGGGCGGTCGGGTCATCGGGCTGCTCACCCGTCGCGCCGTCGACCGGGCGCTCCAGCATGGCCTGGGGGGGCAGCCTGTGGAGCGGGTGATGGAGAAGGGCGAGATCTTCGTCCTCCCCTCCGATCCGGTGGAGAAGGTGCAGCGTCTGATGATCGAGACCGGCTGGGGGCAGATCCCGGTGGTGGAGGATGGCGAGGTGGTGGGCATCGTCACCCGAACCGATCTGATCAAGCTATGGGGGGAGCGCCTGCGGGTTCGCCCGCGCCTCAGCGTGGCCTCCGCGATGGAGGCGGCGTTCCCACCCTCCTGGCTGGCCCTCGTGCGGGAGATCGGCGCGACGGCGCAGTCCATGGGCTTCATTGCCTACTTCGTAGGCGGCCTGGTTCGCGATCTCATCCTGAACCACCCCATCGTCGATGTGGACATTGTGGTGGAGGGGGATGCGATCGCCCTGGCGGATGCGATGCGCGCGCGCTACGGAGGGCGGGTGGTGGCCCATCGGCGCTTCGGCACCGCCAAGTGGTTGCTGGAGGGGGTGACGATCGCCACGCCGGCCGGGCCGGTGGAGGGGTTGAAGGCGATCGACTTCGTCACGGCCCGTCGCGAGTTCTACGCCCATCCCACGGCCCTGCCGCAGGTGGAACCCAGCTCGATCAAGCAGGATCTGCACCGACGGGACTTCACGATCAACACGCTCGCGGTTTGCCTGAACCCGGACCGATTCGGGGAGCTCCTGGACTTCTATGGCGGGCTCCAGGATCTCCAGCGAGGCCTCATCCGCGTGCTGCATTCCCTGAGCTTTGTGGAGGATCCCACTCGGATCCTGCGGGCGGCCCGGCTGGAGGCCCGCCTGGGGTTCCGGGTGGAACCCCGGACAGAGGAGCTCATCCACCATGCGGTGGATCTCCTGGCGCGGGTGAGCGGGGAACGCATCCGCCACGAGATGGAGCTGATCCTGGCGGAGGCCGAGCCCGAGCGCATCCTGGCCCGGCTGGAGGAATGGCGAGCGCTCGCCTTTGTGATGCCCGGGCTTCAGGCGGATGCGTGGCTGCGGGAGCGTTTCCAGGTCATGCGGACCGCGCTGGAGCGGGGAGAGTGGCGGGTGATCGAAGAGACGCCGGAGCGCTGGCGGATCCTGGCGGGATGGGGGGTGATGAGCTATCGTCTGTCTGCCGTCCAGCTGGAGCAGGCCATCCGCCGGCTGCGCTTCCCGGCGCGGGATGCGAATGTGTTGCGGGGCATCCAGGAGATCAAGGGGAAACTGGATCGACTGGCGGAGCCGCTGAAGCCCAGCACCATCGCCGAGCATCTGGATATTTACCCGGTGATTGCTCTCTTCGTGGTCTGGGTCGCCGCGCCCATGGGCCGGGCCCGGGAGAACCTCTATCAGTATGCCCATCACTGGCGGGGGGTTCGACCGATCCTGCGAGGGGACGATCTGCGGCGGCTGGGCATCCCGCCGGGCCCGGCCATCGGGCAGATGTTGCGCGCCCTGCGGGCGGCCCGCCTCGATGGCGAGGTGCAGACCCGGGAGGATGAGATCGCGTTCGTGAAAGCGCGCCTTTCACTGCTATCCGGCCTGGCTTCTCACAGCGGGCGCTGA
- the upp gene encoding uracil phosphoribosyltransferase, with translation MSQVRIVRHPVVQHKLTELRDQRTGPKRFRELLREITPLLFYEATRDLEVEEVPVITPMGEARGQRLRGTIGLVPILRAGLGMVEGALQVFPEAQVWHLGIYRDERTLQPIAYYNRLPPQPTVTWCFILDPMLATGGSAVAAADILKRWGVPRIVFVGLIAAPEGLDRFAQAHPEIPVYVAAVDSHLNPHGFIVPGLGDAGDRQFGTGVS, from the coding sequence ATGAGCCAGGTTCGGATCGTGCGCCACCCTGTCGTTCAGCACAAGCTCACCGAGTTGCGGGACCAGCGAACAGGCCCCAAGCGGTTTCGGGAGCTGCTGCGAGAGATCACTCCCCTTTTGTTCTATGAGGCTACCCGGGATCTGGAGGTAGAGGAGGTCCCTGTGATCACCCCCATGGGGGAGGCTCGGGGGCAGCGCCTGCGAGGAACCATTGGCCTGGTCCCCATCCTGCGGGCCGGGCTCGGGATGGTGGAGGGGGCCCTGCAGGTGTTCCCAGAGGCTCAGGTCTGGCATCTCGGGATCTATCGGGATGAGCGCACCCTCCAGCCGATCGCATACTACAACCGATTGCCTCCCCAACCCACCGTGACATGGTGCTTCATTCTGGATCCGATGCTGGCGACCGGAGGATCAGCAGTGGCCGCGGCGGATATCCTGAAGCGGTGGGGGGTGCCGCGTATCGTCTTCGTGGGTTTGATCGCTGCTCCGGAGGGGCTGGATCGCTTCGCTCAGGCTCATCCGGAGATCCCCGTTTATGTGGCGGCGGTGGATAGTCACCTGAACCCCCACGGCTTCATCGTGCCCGGCCTGGGGGACGCGGGCGATCGCCAGTTCGGGACCGGGGTTTCTTGA